AGTCAGGGTGAAACGATAACTCATAGTTTGGGGTCTTCCATTAAGGGATTTTTGTGATCTGCGCTGCAATATATCCGATCTCCGGTGAGAGATGAATACTCACTCAGGGGACTCGGAAGAGTCTGTTATCAGCGTTTATCCGCTCAATGATTCAAAACTGACACCCAGGGCACCAATAAAATGGCCGTGATGAGATCATCGCTTTTTCAATCGTGCCACCGCACCGCTCACACACCTTCCCTGCACGATGGAAAACCTTAAAGCTGAAAATAGCCCCGTGATGCTTGTTTTCATCCACATTTCCCCGCGTGTTGTAGGACAAACGCGGAATTTCCAGCAGCGCATGAGCGAGTTTATCGAGCTGCTCTGGGGTTAAATCCTGCGCTTTATGGTGCGCCAGCAGCCCAACATCCCAAAGAATTTCCACCCGCAGATAGTTGCCCAGGCCCGCGAGAAAAGCCTGATCTAACAGCAGTCCACCGAACTGCCGTTTACGAAATTTTGGCGACAGCAAACGCTCTTTGACCTGCTCAACCGTCACCGTCATATCCAGCACATCTGGCCCCACACGGAGCAAAAACGGGTGCTGCGACAGCTTTTCTGCATCCAGCATTTCAATGTCAGACGCGCTGTAGAGCAGAATAGACTTATCCGCCGCCTGCAATTTGACGCGCAAAACGCGCGTTGTCTGCTGAACTTCACCGGTGTTCACCACGCGCCACACGCCGTAAAGCTGGTTGTGGCTGTAGAGCGTTAGCCCGTTGGAAAAATAGGTCAACAGCGCTTTGCCACGCGTCTCTATGCGCTCAACTTTTTGCCCTATTAACGCTTGCTCAAACGCTTTTAACTCAGGGAAAGCAAACCAGACATCGGTTAACGGTTTATCTAAAACGGCGGCTTCGAGTTTATCTGCCGCTCGTCTAATTTCTGGGCCTTCAGGCATTGCATTATCCTAAAAAAATTATGCTTCGTGATTCAGCCGCCAGGCTAATTGATCGATATAAACCTGCCGTTCGCGGCGCGCTTTAAGCGCCTCTTCCAGCGTGCACTGCACGAAATGAATCGGCTCGCCCAAACGCAACTGCGCAAGGTGGAACATATCGGCCTCAATGACGCAGGCAATACGCGGATAGCCGCCGGTGGTTTGGGCATCATTCATCAACACAATCGGCTGCCCGTTATGCGGGACTTGTATCACGCCGGGTAGCAACCCGTGGGAGAGTAATTCGCGATCGGTTGTCCGCTCAAGCCGTTGCCCCTGCAAGCGATAACCCATACGGTTACTTTGCGGGCTTAACTGCCATGGTAAACGCCAGAACGCCTCTTGCGAGGCCTGAGTGAACTCGTGATATTCAGGCCCTGCCAGCGCGCGAATGCGGTTTCCCCACAGCAATTGCTTCACGCCACGCGCTTCGTAAAATTGTCGGGTCGTTGGCAGGAGAGGAATTTCATCCCCATCTTTCAGTAAACGCCCTTCCACACCCCCCATTTGTGCTTTCAGATCGGTACTGTAAGAGCCCAATATTTCAGGAACGTCTAACCCACCCGCCACGGCAAGATAACTTCTCATGCCACGTTCCGGCGCTTTAAGATGTAACTGCTGCCCCGCTTTCACCGGCAAGCGCCAGCCCGTCCAGACGGCGCGGCCATCTAACTGGGCATGGCATCCGGCCCCGGTTAATGCAAACCAGCCGTCTTGAGTAAATTCAATAACGCAATGCCCAAGCGTAATTTCCAGCGCCGCGCTGTCAGGAGCATTTCCCACCAGCAAGTTAGCGGTTTGTAGCGCAGGCGTATCGAGCGCTCCGCAGCGGCTAATGCCTGACTGCCGATAGCCGTAGCGCCCCGTGTCCTGCACCGACATATGCATTCCGGCACGAATTATTTTCAGCACACGCCCTCCTTTTGAGGCACAAAACGCACGGTATCACCTGGAGCCAACAGCGTTGGCATTTCATCCGCCGGATTGAATAACTTCACAGGAGTGTGACCAATAAGCTGCCAGCCGCCCGGCGTTGCCAGCGGATAAATGCCCGTCTGGCTGCCGCCGATGCCCACAGAACCTGCGGGAACCATCAAGCGAGGCTCGGCCCGTCGCGGCGTAACAAGTTCAGTCGCAAGCCCTGCAAGATAGGCAAAGCCCGGCTGGAAGCCGAGAAAATAGACCACGTAATCAACGCAAGAGTGCTGTTCGACCACCTGGCGTGCCGATAGCCCGCAATGTGCGGCGACTTCCGCTAAATCTGGGCCGAACGCGCCGCCGTAAGTCACCGGAATTTCAATGCGGCGGGATTCGGGCACCATCGCCTCGCTCTCCTCCCACCAGCGCTGAATGCGTTCGATGCCATCCAGCGCCAGGTTTTGCGGTTCACGGAGCACCACGGTGATGTTATTCATCCCCGGAATCACTTCCGAAACGGCAGGCGCGTCGAGTAACCGTTGGGTTAATCCCCAAATTCGTTGCTGACTTTCCAGCGATAAAGGCGGTTCCAGTTCAAGAACCACCGCACTTTCGCCTAACAGATAACACCGCGCTCTTTGCACTTTTGCTCCTCGGTCTTGCGTTATGCCGGGTTCGGAATATCGATGAAGGTTACGTCGAGATCGGTTTCGCTGTTCAACCAGTCGCTTAATGCCTGGATGCCGCCGCGCTCGGTGGCATGATGCCCCGCCGCATAAAAGTGCAGCCCCTGCTCGCGCGCCGAGTGAATAGTTTGCTCGGAAACTTCACCGGTAATAAATGCATCCACGCCAAAACGCGCCGCGCTGTCGATAAAACTCTGCCCGCCGCCGGTACACCAGGCGACGCGGCGAATCTGCTCGGGGCCGGTTTCCCCACTCCACAGCGGTGTACGCCCCAGGCGCATCTCAATCCACGACGCCAGTTCGACACCCGAAAGTGGCGTTGGAAACTCGCCCCATGGCACCAGAGGTTCAATTTCACCTTTGGTTTCAATCCCCAGCAACGCGCCCAACTGCGCGTTGTTACCCAGGTGCGGATGCGCATCCAGCGGCAAATGCCAGCCATAAAGATTGATGTCATTGCTGAGCAGGGCTTTAAGGCGATTGCGTTTCATGCCGCGAATCACCGGGGATTCGCCCTTCCAGAAATAGCCGTGGTGAACAATCATCGCATCCGCCTGAAGTCGCACCGCTTCGTCGATCAGCGCCTGGCTTGCGGTCACACCGGTAACGATTTTGCGGACTTCTTCGCGCCCTTCGACCTGCAAACCATTTGGCGCATAATCGCTTATCGCTGCGCTGTTGAGTTTTTCGTTAATCAGGCGTTCCAGTTCGCTATTTTTCATTGTTGTTTCTCTTCAGATTTACGGGCCGCTTCATAGGCGGCGAGTGTCGCGATACGTGCTTGTTTATGGTCAACAATTGGCTGCGGATAGTCCAGCGTCAGTTGTTCTTTCTGGGCCCAAAGCCAGGGCGTGTGAATGAATTTATCGGGTACATCATTGAGCTCTGGTAGCCACTGGCGAATAAACGCCCCTTTTGCATCAAAACGTTCACCCTGCGTAGTCGGGTTAAAGATACGAAAATAAGGTGCTGCATCGGTACCGGTCGACGCGGCCCACTGCCAGCCGCCGTTGTTCGCCGCCAGATCCCCGTCAATGAGCTGCGACATAAAATAGCGCTCGCCCAATCGCCAGTCGATCAACAAGTCTTTGACCAAAAAACTCGCCGTCACCATGCGTAAACGGTTGTGCATCCAGCCGGTTGCGTTGAGCTGGCGCATCGCCGCATCGACAATGGGAAAACCGGTTTGCCCTTGCTGCCAGGCGATGAACTGCGCCTCATCTTGTTGCCAGACGACGTTATCTGTCCATGAGATAAACGGCTGATGGCGACACAGTTTCGGGTAAGCCACCAACAAGTGGCGGTAAAATTCACGCCAGATAAGCTCGTTTAACCATACCGCACCTGCTCCCCCCTCAAGTGCCTGAGGGTGCTCTTTCAGCAAACGGTGCAAACACTGGCGCGGGGAAAGCACGCCTATCGCCAGATAAGCCGATAGACGGCTGGTACCGTCATTAGCAGGAAAATCACGCTGCTGCTGATAATCCGCCACCGGCTGGCGACAAAACTGGCGTAACTGATTAATCGCCTGCTGCTCCCCCACCGGAAATAGCGTGGAGTCAACGGCCTTACGCGGGTAATCAAAGGCGTTGAGTTTTTGTGTCTCCAGCGCCGCCCCCCGCGCTTTCGGGGCAGAAACGCATTCGGGTAATCCTTCGTGCAGCTGTTTAATAAACGCTCTGCTAAACGGCGTAAACACTTTGTACATCTCGTGATTGCCGGTGGTGACGCTGCCGGGCGGGAGTAACACGCTGTCGTCAAATCCCTGGCAAATCACTTCGCACCCCAGCATCTTTTCAACGGCTGCGTCACGCTGGCGTTCATTCAGTTCGTATTGATAGTTGTAAAAGAGCGCGTCAACGTTGTGACTTGTGCAGAACGTTTTCAGATGTGCGAGGGAATCATCAAAGTTATCCACCTCGTGGATGACCAGATTAATGCCACGCTGCGCAAGGGCGGCATGCAGGCTTTGCACATGCTGCCAGATAAACTCCGCCTGACGAGGCGACATATCATGTTGCCGCCATTGCCCAGGCGTGGCGATAAAAATGCCCATGACGCGGGCATCGGGATCCCGACACGCCGCGCTCAACGCCAGGTTGTCATTAACCCGTAAATCATTGCGAAACCAGACCAGATGCGTGGCCATACAACTCCATGTTTAATTGCCGTAGCGCAAACGCAACGCTTCGGGATAAGGCTCGAAATAGCGCTGTTGCGCCAGGTAAGCGTCAGGATATTCCGCCATATAATGTTTTAACAAGGTAATAGGCGCCAGTAACGGCTGCGTTCCCTGGCGGTATCTGTCGATTAGCCCTGAGAGCTCCTGACGTTGGCGCGGATTAAGCTGGCGGCGGAAATACCCCTGAACATGCATCAGCACGTTGGTGTGATTGCGGCGTGTCGCCTGCTGCTCAAGCAACGTCATTAGCCGCTGGCGGTATTCAATGAAAAAGGCTTCCAGCGAATCCCAGTTTTCAATATCTGCCACAAAGCGCCCCAGCTCGCGATACTGCGGCTGCGAATGAGCAAGCAGCAGTAACTTATAGCGGCTATGAAAACCAATCAGCCCGCCGCGCGTGAGGCCCGATTTATGCAATTTGTTGAGTTCATAAAGCGTGTAGATCCGCTCGACGAAATTCTCACGAATGGCCGGATCGTATAAGCGTCCGTCTTCTTCGACGGGTAGCCACGGCATCTGGCGCTTCAATTCAGCGGTAAATATTCCGGTGCCGCTTTTACGATTGTTATTCCCTTCCGCTTCGTAAACCCGTACCCGCTCCATGCCGCAGCTCGGTGATTTTGCACACACGATATAGCCGCAAAGGTGCTCCAGCCCGGCGATGCGCCGCGAGGAAAATTGTTGCATCGCCTGGGTTAAATCCCCTTCGCTATGGTTACTAAAACGCAGCGCGATTTCGCCATCATCCTGTTTCACCAGGCGCAGCGCAGGCCGGGGCGTTGGCAGACCAATCGCCATTTCCGGGCAAACCGGCTCAAAACGCACCCATGGAGCCAATTCGTTAACGGCAAACGCCAGCCGTTTATGCCCGCCGTCAAAACGGACATTTTCCCCGAGTAAGCAAGCGCTGATGCCGATGGGAATTTTGTCGCTCATAACTTACTCCTTTTAAAGTATTCAAATCTAAGTGTAGCAAGCTCTTAAAACAAAAAGGGCTACCCGATTGGGTAGCCCTTTTGCTTAATACTAATGCGGTTACATCATCGGTGTTGCCATACGCACTAGCGTGATGAGCGGTTGCGGGTAAACACCCAGCAGCAGAACCAGCACGGCAGAGATCAGCACCACAACGCCGCCTGCGGTGAACGCCCAGTTGGTTGGCGCATCACGGCCAGGCTGTTGCGGCGCATTCAGATACAAACTGACCGTCACACGCAGGTAGTAGTACAAACCAATCGCACTACCCAACACCACGGCACCGGTCAGCCACCACAGGTGAGACTGCACACCCACGGCAATAATGTAGAACTTGCCGATGAAGCCCAGCGTCATTGGGATACCCGCCAGGGAGAGCATCATCACGGTCATGACCGCAGACAAAATCGGCTTGTGCCAGAACAGACCACGGTAGGAGTACAGAGAATCTGCATCCGGGCCACGGTATGGGCTGGACATCAGGCTAACCACGCCGAACGCCCCGAGGCTGCTGAACAGATAACCGGCCAGATAGACGCCTACGGATTCCATCGACATATCGCCGCTTTGCAGCGCAATCAACGCCACCAGCAAATAACCGAGGTGCGAGATAGACGAATAACCCAGCAGACGCTTGATATTAGTCTGGCTCAACGCCATCAGGTTACCGAAGATGATGGACATGAAGGCGATAATGCCCAGCACCATGCGAACCGCTTCGCTATCGCCGACTGGCGCATAGAGGAACAGGCGCATCACCACACCAAAGATGGCGATTTTGCTGGCGGTTGCCAGGAAGGTGGAAACCGGAGCCGGAGCGCCCTGGTAAACATCTGGCGTCCACAGGTGGAACGGAACCAGCGACAGTTTAAAGCCAAGGCCAACGATCATCATACCCAAGCCTGCCAGCAGCAGCGGCTCGTGTAGCATGTTGTCTGCCAGGCTCTTACCGAGGCTAACAAACGACAGGTCGCCAGATTCCGCGTACACCAGCGCCATACCGAACAGCAGGAATGAAGAGGCTGCGGCAGACAAAATGGTGTATTTGATACTGGCTTCCAACGAACGTTTCTGACGGAAAGCGTAACCAATCAAGCCAAACAGCGGCAGAGAAATCAGTTCGATACCGAGGAACAACGCCGCCAGGTGGTTTGCGTTTGCCAGCAGAATACCGCCCAGCGCTGCAATCAGCACCAGCAGGTAAAACTCTTCGCGGTTGTCGGTGTAACCCTGCAGCCACGGATAAGCAAACGTACAGGTCGCAAGGCTCGCCAGCAGAACCAGCCCGGTGTAGAGCATCGCATAGCCATCGACGCGCATCAGCGGCGTGACGTCCATCGCGCCAACCTGGCCAACAAACCACAGTGAAACCAGCGCGGCATTAAGGCCGATTACAGCCAGTGTTGCATTGACAAAATGGTCGCGTCGCCACGCTATGGAGAGCATCACAACCACCACCGTCAATCCGACGACGAGCAGCGGTAGCAGCGCGATCAATTGTTGAGGAGTTATAGTCATGGCGAATTACGGCCTTGTAGTTGGAATTGAACTGGTAAACCACTGCTGAATATTGCTCATCGCGGAATGCGAAGTATCCAGAATTGGCTGCGGGTAGAAGCCCAACAGGACTAACAACACCACCAGCAACAGGATGATAAAGAACTCGCGCAGCGACATGCC
This genomic window from Buttiauxella gaviniae contains:
- the nei gene encoding endonuclease VIII — its product is MPEGPEIRRAADKLEAAVLDKPLTDVWFAFPELKAFEQALIGQKVERIETRGKALLTYFSNGLTLYSHNQLYGVWRVVNTGEVQQTTRVLRVKLQAADKSILLYSASDIEMLDAEKLSQHPFLLRVGPDVLDMTVTVEQVKERLLSPKFRKRQFGGLLLDQAFLAGLGNYLRVEILWDVGLLAHHKAQDLTPEQLDKLAHALLEIPRLSYNTRGNVDENKHHGAIFSFKVFHRAGKVCERCGGTIEKAMISSRPFYWCPGCQF
- the pxpC gene encoding 5-oxoprolinase subunit PxpC, coding for MLKIIRAGMHMSVQDTGRYGYRQSGISRCGALDTPALQTANLLVGNAPDSAALEITLGHCVIEFTQDGWFALTGAGCHAQLDGRAVWTGWRLPVKAGQQLHLKAPERGMRSYLAVAGGLDVPEILGSYSTDLKAQMGGVEGRLLKDGDEIPLLPTTRQFYEARGVKQLLWGNRIRALAGPEYHEFTQASQEAFWRLPWQLSPQSNRMGYRLQGQRLERTTDRELLSHGLLPGVIQVPHNGQPIVLMNDAQTTGGYPRIACVIEADMFHLAQLRLGEPIHFVQCTLEEALKARRERQVYIDQLAWRLNHEA
- the pxpB gene encoding 5-oxoprolinase subunit PxpB — protein: MQRARCYLLGESAVVLELEPPLSLESQQRIWGLTQRLLDAPAVSEVIPGMNNITVVLREPQNLALDGIERIQRWWEESEAMVPESRRIEIPVTYGGAFGPDLAEVAAHCGLSARQVVEQHSCVDYVVYFLGFQPGFAYLAGLATELVTPRRAEPRLMVPAGSVGIGGSQTGIYPLATPGGWQLIGHTPVKLFNPADEMPTLLAPGDTVRFVPQKEGVC
- a CDS encoding type 2 GTP cyclohydrolase I, translated to MKNSELERLINEKLNSAAISDYAPNGLQVEGREEVRKIVTGVTASQALIDEAVRLQADAMIVHHGYFWKGESPVIRGMKRNRLKALLSNDINLYGWHLPLDAHPHLGNNAQLGALLGIETKGEIEPLVPWGEFPTPLSGVELASWIEMRLGRTPLWSGETGPEQIRRVAWCTGGGQSFIDSAARFGVDAFITGEVSEQTIHSAREQGLHFYAAGHHATERGGIQALSDWLNSETDLDVTFIDIPNPA
- the phrB gene encoding deoxyribodipyrimidine photo-lyase gives rise to the protein MATHLVWFRNDLRVNDNLALSAACRDPDARVMGIFIATPGQWRQHDMSPRQAEFIWQHVQSLHAALAQRGINLVIHEVDNFDDSLAHLKTFCTSHNVDALFYNYQYELNERQRDAAVEKMLGCEVICQGFDDSVLLPPGSVTTGNHEMYKVFTPFSRAFIKQLHEGLPECVSAPKARGAALETQKLNAFDYPRKAVDSTLFPVGEQQAINQLRQFCRQPVADYQQQRDFPANDGTSRLSAYLAIGVLSPRQCLHRLLKEHPQALEGGAGAVWLNELIWREFYRHLLVAYPKLCRHQPFISWTDNVVWQQDEAQFIAWQQGQTGFPIVDAAMRQLNATGWMHNRLRMVTASFLVKDLLIDWRLGERYFMSQLIDGDLAANNGGWQWAASTGTDAAPYFRIFNPTTQGERFDAKGAFIRQWLPELNDVPDKFIHTPWLWAQKEQLTLDYPQPIVDHKQARIATLAAYEAARKSEEKQQ
- a CDS encoding YbgA family protein; this encodes MSDKIPIGISACLLGENVRFDGGHKRLAFAVNELAPWVRFEPVCPEMAIGLPTPRPALRLVKQDDGEIALRFSNHSEGDLTQAMQQFSSRRIAGLEHLCGYIVCAKSPSCGMERVRVYEAEGNNNRKSGTGIFTAELKRQMPWLPVEEDGRLYDPAIRENFVERIYTLYELNKLHKSGLTRGGLIGFHSRYKLLLLAHSQPQYRELGRFVADIENWDSLEAFFIEYRQRLMTLLEQQATRRNHTNVLMHVQGYFRRQLNPRQRQELSGLIDRYRQGTQPLLAPITLLKHYMAEYPDAYLAQQRYFEPYPEALRLRYGN
- the nuoN gene encoding NADH-quinone oxidoreductase subunit NuoN → MTITPQQLIALLPLLVVGLTVVVVMLSIAWRRDHFVNATLAVIGLNAALVSLWFVGQVGAMDVTPLMRVDGYAMLYTGLVLLASLATCTFAYPWLQGYTDNREEFYLLVLIAALGGILLANANHLAALFLGIELISLPLFGLIGYAFRQKRSLEASIKYTILSAAASSFLLFGMALVYAESGDLSFVSLGKSLADNMLHEPLLLAGLGMMIVGLGFKLSLVPFHLWTPDVYQGAPAPVSTFLATASKIAIFGVVMRLFLYAPVGDSEAVRMVLGIIAFMSIIFGNLMALSQTNIKRLLGYSSISHLGYLLVALIALQSGDMSMESVGVYLAGYLFSSLGAFGVVSLMSSPYRGPDADSLYSYRGLFWHKPILSAVMTVMMLSLAGIPMTLGFIGKFYIIAVGVQSHLWWLTGAVVLGSAIGLYYYLRVTVSLYLNAPQQPGRDAPTNWAFTAGGVVVLISAVLVLLLGVYPQPLITLVRMATPMM